From one Humulus lupulus chromosome 8, drHumLupu1.1, whole genome shotgun sequence genomic stretch:
- the LOC133798192 gene encoding uncharacterized protein LOC133798192, translated as MAAASAFPDAFSWIQNLPPVNQWRTTCLSLCLSSSSASYQQPSLNLTISKSNQNPTFCFAIVASINLPIYLWTSKPVKFSSNSFKLLHEDTILSLLVNLIEEVLRYGSNNNNNSIKFQRVDSIPEVKEIFNLAFETLFFLICIYEAPADLRSDCLNTMKNNLAKCQSRRATKLLMKLLGSNLEEKWMRSINLAVTNWISEVQSTRRGSSLKTPSPLFSYAISTLGLWKVQLYCPLIAMNLESSSSNSVPSADEKLQFSLDYHQLEGVIQFNYRVIPQETWVGIMVNIDNIRCDVIKLVSETLMAERGVGSTEKHFPSRISLQLTPIQHNNILSVSVSKSSENPAREIGIERSIEAGFEPPNSYLGLKVSAGETMTMTLKPWKFEQSVYGNSGNLNWYLHDSVDGREVFSSKPSKFALINPKAWFKHRYSSAYRPFTRQGGVVFAGDEYGESVLWKVDKAAMGKTMEWEIRGWIWLTYWPNKYRTFYNETRRLEFREIVGLPIS; from the exons ATGGCTGCAGCTTCTGCCTTTCCCGATGCTTTTTCCTGGATTCAGAACCTTCCACCAGTCAATCAATGGCGAACAACCTGTCTTTCTTTATGTTTAAGTTCTTCATCAGCTTCGTATCAACAACCATCACTCAATCTCACCATATCAAAAAGCAACCAAAACCCAACTTTTTGTTTCGCCATTGTTGCAAGTATCAACCTTCCTATCTATCTTTGGACCTCAAAACCAGTCAAGTTCAGCTCCAATTCATTTAAGTTGCTACATGAAGATACCATATTGTCTCTTTTGGTTAATCTCATTGAAGAAGTCCTTCGTTATGGgtcaaacaacaacaacaactccATCAAATTCCAAAGAGTAGATTCCATTCCCGAAGTCAAAGAAATCTTTAACCTTGCTTTTGAAACTCTCTTTTTCCTCATTTGCATCTATGAAGCTCCGGCTGACCTCCGATCAGACTGTCTAAACACTATGAAAAACAACTTGGCCAAGTGCCAATCAAGAAGAGCAACCAAGTTGCTCATGAAACTTCTGGGGTCTAACTTAGAGGAGAAGTGGATGCGGTCCATAAACCTTGCCGTCACCAACTGGATATCGGAGGTGCAATCCACACGCCGCGGCAGCTCCCTCAAAACACCGTCGCCACTCTTCTCTTACGCCATTTCGACGTTGGGGTTATGGAAAGTTCAACTGTACTGTCCTCTCATCGCCATGAATCTCGAGAGCTCGAGTAGTAATAGCGTTCCTTCGGCTGATGAAAAGCTTCAATTCTCTCTGGATTACCACCAGCTCGAAGGTGTCATTCAGTTCAACTACAGAGTCATACCTCAAGAGACTTGGGTTGGTATCATGGTTAATATTGACAACataag ATGTGATGTGATCAAGCTTGTGAGCGAGACTCTAATGGCGGAACGAGGAGTTGGGTCAACAGAAAAGCACTTCCCTTCTCGAATATCTTTACAACTAACCCCAATTCAGCATAACAACATACTGAGCGTTTCGGTGAGCAAATCCTCTGAAAACCCAGCAAGAGAAATTGGGATAGAGAGAAGCATAGAAGCCGGATTCGAGCCCCCAAACTCTTACTTGGGTCTCAAGGTATCAGCTGGAGAGACAATGACGATGACCCTGAAGCCATGGAAGTTCGAGCAATCAGTGTACGGTAACAGTGGAAACTTGAACTGGTACCTCCATGATAGTGTGGACGGAAGAGAGGTATTTTCCTCGAAACCGTCCAAGTTTGCTTTGATAAACCCAAAAGCGTGGTTCAAACACAGATACTCAAGCGCCTACCGGCCATTTACAAGGCAAGGAGGAGTGGTTTTCGCGGGCGATGAGTACGGGGAGAGCGTGTTGTGGAAAGTGGACAAGGCTGCCATGGGAAAGACGATGGAGTGGGAAATCAGAGGGTGGATTTGGTTAACTTATTGGCCTAATAAGTATAGAACATTTTATAATGAGACTAGGAGGTTGGAGTTTAGGGAAATTGTTGGTCTACCAATTTCTTAG
- the LOC133795854 gene encoding protein EXPORTIN 1B-like gives MTQSKIKELKQSLNSEFQLIHELCLYVLSASQRTELIRATLSTLHAFLSWIPLGYIFESPLLETLLNFFPMPSYRNLTLQCLTEVAALNFGDFYNAQYVKMYTIFMKLL, from the exons ATGACTCAAAGTAAGATAAAGGAGCTTAAACAATCATTGAACAG TGAATTTCAACTCATTCATGAGCTATGCTTATATGTACTATCAGCCTCTCAAAGAACTGAGCTTATACGTGCAACACTCTCCACATTGCACGCATTTCTCTCATGGATTCCCCTGGGATATATATTTGAGTCTCCATTG CTTGAAACGCTGCTGAATTTTTTCCCCATGCCATCGTATCGGAATCTCACTCTTCAGTGTTTGACAGAG GTTGCAGCACTTAATTTTGGAGATTTCTACAATGCCCAGTACGTGAAGATGTACACCATATTCATGAAACTGTTATAG